The following is a genomic window from Paenibacillus thiaminolyticus.
CTACCGTCTTGAGGCACTCGGCTGCCGGCGTATCGCCAAGCGGCTGCATGATGGCGGAGGAGACGTTGTAGATGAGCGCGAGCGTCACGATTTTCAGCGCCGGGAACGCGCAGATGAACAGCAGGATGACCACCCCGGCCAAGCCGACCGCGTTCTTGACAAGCAGTGAAGCGGAAATGACCGTATCGGCGGCATCCGAGAAGACGCGTCCGACGACAGGCACGAAGTTGCCGGTAATATACTTCGCTGTCCGGACCGTCACGCCGTCGGTAACCGAGCTCGTCGCCCCCTGCACGGAGATGACGCCCAGGAAGACGGTCAGCAGGACGCCCAGCATGCCGATGCTGATCGTGCGCAGCAGATTGGCGAGTTGCGTTACTTTGTACTTCTCCGACAAGGCGCTAACAATGTGCAGCAGGGTGGAGAAGAACAGCAGCGGAAAGACGCCGGTATAGATTAGCGTTCCGATGAGATGCACCATGAAGACGATGAGCGGGTGCATGACCGAGACAGTAACGAGATTGCCCATCGAAGCAAGCAGCGTGAACAGAAGCGGCACCATCGCCATCATGAAATGAATCATGCCCGATATCGCTTCCTTCGCATAGCCGATCGCCACATGGAAGCTGTTGATGGCCAAAATAATGATGACCATATAAGAGACGGCATACGCGATCTTACTGACGGCATTCCGTTCGAACGCCGATTGCAGCGTCTCTAGCACCATGCTGAATACGGCCAGAATAACGATGGTCAGGATCAGCTTGCCGTTCAGGATCACTTCCTGTATAAGGAACTTGCCGAGCGCTTGCAGCACCGTCCCGGTTGTGAGCTTCTCTCCCCCGGGCAGCAGCAGATCGGCAAAGTCGGGCAGCGAGTCTCTCGGAAAAAAACCGCTGTATTTGCCCAGCAGTTCGTTCCAATAGCGCTCGACATCCCCCGTATCCAGCTTGTCCGCCTGCTCGCGGCCCCACTGTTCAGTTACCGCCTTCACACGAGTATTCCCCGCGTCCCCCCGAGGGGAATCGGGAGACGCGTACCCGGACCCGATGAAGGCGAACAGGAAGCACAGCAGAGCCGAGATCCAGATACGCAACCTCTTCAGCGGCGGCTTGTCTATCCGTCGTAATCGATTCATTCCCTCTCCACCTTATGTTGGAAGCAATCTCATTACGGTCTCGATAATGACGCTAATGATCGGAACCGCCAGCACCATGATGAGCACCTTGCCCGCCAGCTCGATCTTCGAGGCGATGCCTTCCTGACCGGCGTCCCGCACCACCTGTGCGCCGAATTCGGCAATATAGGCGATTCCGATAATCTTGAGAATCGTCTTCAGATAGACCGGCTGAATCCCGGATCGATCCGCCAGATCCTCCAGCACATGAATGACGATCTCGATTTTGCCGATAAGATAAATAAAAATAATAACTCCGGTCACGGCCGAGATCAG
Proteins encoded in this region:
- the spoIIIAE gene encoding stage III sporulation protein AE, with the protein product MNRLRRIDKPPLKRLRIWISALLCFLFAFIGSGYASPDSPRGDAGNTRVKAVTEQWGREQADKLDTGDVERYWNELLGKYSGFFPRDSLPDFADLLLPGGEKLTTGTVLQALGKFLIQEVILNGKLILTIVILAVFSMVLETLQSAFERNAVSKIAYAVSYMVIIILAINSFHVAIGYAKEAISGMIHFMMAMVPLLFTLLASMGNLVTVSVMHPLIVFMVHLIGTLIYTGVFPLLFFSTLLHIVSALSEKYKVTQLANLLRTISIGMLGVLLTVFLGVISVQGATSSVTDGVTVRTAKYITGNFVPVVGRVFSDAADTVISASLLVKNAVGLAGVVILLFICAFPALKIVTLALIYNVSSAIMQPLGDTPAAECLKTVGKSMIYVFAALAAVGLMFFLAITILLTAGNVAVMMR
- the spoIIIAD gene encoding stage III sporulation protein AD; translation: MEIIQVVGLGLIAAILVLVVKEQKPMFAFLISAVTGVIIFIYLIGKIEIVIHVLEDLADRSGIQPVYLKTILKIIGIAYIAEFGAQVVRDAGQEGIASKIELAGKVLIMVLAVPIISVIIETVMRLLPT